In the genome of Actinomadura graeca, one region contains:
- the dprA gene encoding DNA-processing protein DprA, producing the protein MNAERTARATLTAVAEPGDALLNRIIDLSGAEAAIETIRTGRAPHDLPVTAKGAQRLDHWRIRLATIDPDQDLAVCDRFGGRLICPGDPEWPTTLDDLADHRPYALWLRGPGDLRYGCLRSVAIVGSRAASPYGLRAASDLAADLADQGWTVISGGALGIDAAAHRGALAADGSTVAIFANGVDVPYPASNEGLFAEMARRSLLVSESPPGAAPNRLRFLIRNRVIAALSRGSLIVEAEARSGALNTATWARKLGRVVMAVPGPITSRTSVGSHKLLREEGTILITRAEEVIEAVGLIGTDLAPPPHTPVLPRDRLEEVTRSVLEAVPARGSSGPAQLAARAGVDLSTVNAKLGLLAASGFIERSPGGWRLTRQARAPK; encoded by the coding sequence ATGAACGCCGAACGGACCGCCCGCGCGACGCTCACGGCGGTCGCGGAGCCGGGCGACGCCCTGCTCAACCGCATCATCGACCTCTCCGGAGCCGAAGCGGCCATCGAGACCATCCGCACCGGCCGGGCTCCGCACGACCTGCCCGTCACGGCGAAGGGCGCCCAGCGTCTCGACCACTGGCGGATCCGGCTCGCCACCATCGACCCCGACCAGGACCTGGCCGTCTGCGACCGGTTCGGCGGTCGCCTCATCTGCCCGGGAGACCCGGAATGGCCCACCACACTCGACGACCTCGCCGATCACCGCCCCTACGCGCTGTGGCTCCGCGGTCCCGGCGACCTGCGGTACGGGTGCCTGCGTTCGGTCGCCATCGTCGGATCCCGCGCCGCGTCCCCCTATGGCCTGCGCGCGGCCTCCGACCTCGCGGCCGACCTGGCGGACCAGGGCTGGACGGTGATCTCCGGCGGCGCCCTCGGCATCGACGCCGCCGCCCACCGCGGCGCCCTGGCCGCCGACGGCTCCACGGTCGCGATCTTCGCCAACGGCGTCGACGTCCCCTACCCCGCCTCGAACGAGGGGCTGTTCGCCGAGATGGCCCGGCGCTCGCTCCTGGTGAGCGAATCCCCGCCGGGCGCCGCCCCGAACCGGCTCCGGTTCCTCATCCGCAACCGCGTGATCGCCGCGCTGTCCAGAGGAAGCCTGATCGTCGAGGCGGAGGCGCGCAGCGGAGCACTGAACACCGCCACGTGGGCCCGCAAGCTGGGCCGCGTCGTCATGGCCGTCCCGGGCCCGATCACCTCCCGGACATCGGTCGGCTCCCACAAACTGCTCCGCGAGGAGGGCACGATCCTGATCACGCGCGCCGAAGAGGTCATCGAAGCCGTGGGCCTCATCGGCACGGACCTCGCGCCGCCTCCGCACACTCCCGTCCTCCCCCGCGACCGTTTGGAGGAGGTCACCCGCTCCGTCCTGGAGGCCGTTCCCGCCCGAGGATCGTCCGGCCCGGCCCAGCTGGCCGCCAGGGCGGGAGTCGACCTCTCCACCGTCAACGCCAAGCTCGGCCTCCTCGCGGCGTCGGGCTTCATCGAGCGCTCCCCGGGCGGATGGCGCCTGACGAGACAAGCCAGAGCACCCAAATGA
- a CDS encoding ribonuclease HII has protein sequence MKGRPLRFTPRRDAGLHAFERALGHAGFSPVAGVDEAGRGACAGPMVIGAVILQGGRGRIEGLTDSKLLTPARREELYAEITERAFAWSAVVIPCYDIDRIGLHRCNITGMRRALAALDKRPAYVLSDGFPVPGLEVPSLAMIKGDQVAACVAAASIVAKVTRDRLMVQLHDRYPLYGFDVHKGYVTRAHGAALAEHGPCAEHRFSYVNVGRALRNNGEVALGEGTEGEVPGEGRTEGARA, from the coding sequence ATGAAGGGTCGTCCACTCCGCTTCACGCCACGCCGTGACGCAGGGCTTCACGCTTTCGAGCGGGCCCTGGGCCACGCAGGGTTCAGTCCCGTCGCCGGCGTTGATGAGGCGGGGCGGGGGGCGTGCGCCGGGCCCATGGTGATCGGGGCGGTGATCCTGCAAGGGGGACGCGGCAGAATCGAGGGGCTTACCGACTCCAAGCTCCTCACTCCGGCGCGCCGCGAGGAATTGTACGCCGAGATCACCGAACGGGCGTTCGCGTGGAGTGCCGTCGTGATCCCGTGCTACGACATCGACCGGATCGGGCTCCACCGTTGCAACATCACCGGTATGCGGAGGGCCTTGGCCGCACTGGACAAGCGGCCCGCGTACGTGCTGAGCGACGGTTTCCCGGTGCCGGGCCTGGAGGTCCCCTCCCTTGCAATGATCAAGGGTGACCAGGTCGCGGCGTGTGTCGCCGCCGCGTCCATCGTCGCGAAGGTCACCCGAGACCGGCTCATGGTGCAACTGCATGACCGCTATCCCCTCTACGGTTTCGACGTCCACAAGGGTTATGTGACCCGCGCGCACGGTGCGGCGCTGGCCGAGCACGGTCCGTGTGCGGAGCATCGCTTCTCCTACGTCAATGTCGGACGTGCGTTGCGTAACAATGGAGAGGTGGCCCTAGGGGAGGGAACCGAAGGAGAGGTCCCTGGCGAGGGCCGTACGGAAGGGGCACGAGCGTGA
- a CDS encoding DUF2469 domain-containing protein: MSAEDLEKYETEMELQLYREYRDVVGLFTYVVETERRFYLTNSVDLQVRGAENGEIYFEVTMQDAWVWDMYRPARFVKNVRVVTFKDVNVEELAKSDFELPSQQ; this comes from the coding sequence GTGAGCGCCGAGGATCTCGAGAAGTACGAGACCGAGATGGAGTTGCAGCTCTATCGCGAATACCGCGATGTCGTCGGGCTCTTCACCTACGTCGTCGAGACCGAGCGGAGGTTCTACCTCACCAACTCGGTCGACCTCCAGGTGCGCGGCGCCGAGAACGGTGAGATCTACTTCGAGGTCACCATGCAGGACGCCTGGGTCTGGGACATGTACCGGCCCGCCCGCTTCGTGAAGAACGTGCGTGTCGTCACGTTCAAAGACGTCAACGTCGAAGAGCTCGCCAAGAGTGACTTCGAGCTCCCTTCGCAGCAATAG